In Trifolium pratense cultivar HEN17-A07 linkage group LG7, ARS_RC_1.1, whole genome shotgun sequence, a genomic segment contains:
- the LOC123899417 gene encoding transcription factor TCP4-like, whose protein sequence is MGMKSTGGEIVQVQGGHIVRATGRKDRHSKVYTAKGPRDRRVRLSAHTAIQFYDVQDRLGYDRPSKAVDWLIKKAKSAIDKLDQLPPWNPIPNATEELQEETNAVETNEMVIAAENSESSGYNMQQNNHNHNHHNHSAFIQSSIDNDAIAFFPTSSVAETMNFQSYSSDIISRTNNSTQDLGLSLHSFQDNSASNDQTLFSESNPVGFDANFHRIVNWNNDHGTTDMNRTGFMVNSPAFLGQGSAFSAHRGTLQSSFSPSLRPWNDIPMTDSSVDHHNHKSHSHQPIHQASIFGSRFLSDALTGYCIPARIQGDDESHGVGSERPSPSSNSHH, encoded by the coding sequence ATGGGAATGAAGAGCACAGGTGGAGAAATAGTTCAAGTTCAAGGAGGTCACATTGTTAGAGCAACAGGTAGAAAAGATAGGCATAGTAAGGTATATACTGCGAAAGGTCCTCGCGATCGACGTGTTCGTTTATCAGCACATACAGCAATTCAATTCTATGATGTTCAAGATCGTCTCGGCTATGATAGACCGAGTAAAGCCGTTGATTGGCTTATCAAAAAGGCGAAATCGGCTATTGATAAGCTTGATCAACTTCCTCCATGGAATCCAATTCCTAATGCAACAGAAGAGTTACAAGAGGAAACAAATGCAGTAGAAACAAATGAAATGGTTATTGCAGCAGAAAATTCAGAATCTTCTGGTTACAATATGCAGCAGAATaatcacaatcacaatcacCATAACCATTCAGCTTTCATTCAATCAAGTATTGATAATgatgctatagcattttttCCAACAAGTTCTGTTGCTGAAACTATGAATTTTCAAAGCTATTCTTCTGATATAATCTCAAGAACAAACAACTCAACACAAGATCTTGGTCTTTCACTTCATTCATTTCAAGACAATTCAGCTTCAAATGATCAAACACTTTTCTCTGAATCAAACCCTGTTGGATTTGATGCTAATTTTCATAGGATTGTGAATTGGAACAATGATCATGGAACAACTGATATGAATAGAACTGGTTTTATGGTTAATTCGCCTGCGTTTTTAGGCCAAGGTTCGGCTTTTTCCGCCCATAGGGGGACCCTTCAGTCCAGTTTTTCGCCTTCTCTTCGTCCTTGGAATGATATTCCAATGACGGATTCTTCGGTAGATCATCACAATCACAAGTCTCATTCTCATCAACCAATTCACCAAGCTTCTATCTTTGGTAGCAGGTTTTTGTCTGATGCTTTGACAGGTTACTGTATTCCTGCTAGGATTCAAGGAGACGATGAGAGCCACGGAGTTGGTTCCGAAAGGCCATCCCCTTCTTCTAATTCTCATCACTAA